A single region of the Candidatus Binataceae bacterium genome encodes:
- a CDS encoding heme-binding domain-containing protein: protein MLALLVAIQLVPSGLTNPPSKGEVSAPPEIQDTLRRSCYDCHSNQTQWPWYGHVAPFSWAVARDIELGRRQLNFSEWSDYYPATRRRKLQWMGRALQQEVMPPLSYRLIHPSSRLSPQVRAQLERWIDTELVSVTASSASKAGD from the coding sequence ATGCTCGCACTCTTGGTGGCAATTCAGCTGGTGCCTTCGGGGCTGACTAACCCTCCCTCGAAGGGCGAGGTTTCCGCACCGCCCGAAATCCAAGACACGCTGCGGCGCTCTTGCTACGACTGTCATTCCAATCAGACTCAATGGCCCTGGTACGGTCACGTTGCGCCGTTCTCGTGGGCGGTCGCTCGGGACATTGAGCTGGGCCGTCGGCAACTCAATTTCTCCGAGTGGAGCGATTACTATCCCGCCACTCGCAGGCGAAAGCTCCAGTGGATGGGACGTGCGCTCCAGCAGGAGGTGATGCCACCCCTGTCCTACCGGCTGATTCATCCCTCCTCGCGCCTGAGCCCGCAGGTCCGGGCGCAACTTGAGCGTTGGATCGATACGGAACTTGTGTCGGTCACCGCATCCTCCGCATCGAAAGCAGGTGATTGA
- a CDS encoding cupredoxin domain-containing protein produces MTTFELFLTTMAAATIAVACVGGARAQEEQEIRFENHKFTPQTLTVPSGQKLTIKVVNDSKETIEFESFKLNREKVVTPGETITVRLPELSAGAYDFYDDFHQDVPEGSIVAK; encoded by the coding sequence ATGACAACTTTCGAACTGTTCCTTACGACGATGGCGGCGGCGACGATTGCGGTCGCGTGCGTGGGCGGGGCGCGTGCGCAGGAGGAGCAGGAAATCCGCTTCGAAAACCACAAGTTCACGCCTCAGACGCTGACCGTGCCGAGCGGCCAGAAACTGACCATCAAGGTGGTCAACGACAGCAAGGAAACCATCGAGTTCGAGAGCTTCAAGCTCAATCGCGAGAAGGTGGTGACACCCGGTGAAACCATCACCGTCCGTCTCCCTGAGCTGAGCGCCGGGGCTTACGACTTCTACGACGATTTTCACCAGGACGTGCCGGAAGGCAGCATCGTCGCAAAATAG
- a CDS encoding cation:proton antiporter encodes MDPGKTRAVAFYVSMLVAAAGIYLGIRLYGETLLPDQPVATLSVLPSRAVGHQPDVLMHVLLALVVVIVLARAVGSLFAYFQQPPVVGEIIAGILLGPSLLGRVTPGVAGYLFPPTVVPVLGVLAEIGVVLYMFLVGLELDTSLLRRRGHAAVAISHASIVVPFLAGAFLALYLYPRLSSRSVSFTSFSLFLGVSMSVTAFPVLARILTDRRMHRSRMGAMTLTCAAVDDVTAWCLLAVVVSIVQAKTAGAIWTIAMALAFIATLLLIIRPLMTRLTTLYGNRGRLTQGVMAILFVALLASALFTDLIGIHAVFGAFALGAVIPHDSGMARDLTDRLEDLLVVMLLPAFFAFTGLRTQISLVAGPAQWMMCGLIVLVASIGKFGGSALAARLTGLKWRDSAALGILMNTRGLVELIVLNIGLDLGVIAPKLFAMLVIMALVTTFATTPILSLLITGESRREFEEQPSLPAGTRALPSAAERLPDSPVVAAVSNPHTVDTLIELAAAASPVEGHPLRVLTLIRRPEGGVRSGLREIEERVAPRTPVLLAVMERARSLGVPVETQAAWSDDPGRDLVEMARAAGAAWLMIGVHQPVFGTNEMGGTVRQVMSNLAGSSIHLGIVSRGHLQHSSRIFALVDDIADGRATLDLAVRVARARNYSVHALLVADNGLEPASELTALVRDASRISGQWLYTDILRTRESGSILHQVRGELLVLGAGTANQINLPINVVPERDGCIVVVQGADTRQTEARDQ; translated from the coding sequence ATGGATCCCGGAAAGACCAGAGCCGTCGCTTTTTATGTATCGATGCTGGTCGCGGCTGCCGGAATTTACCTTGGCATCCGCCTTTACGGCGAAACTCTGTTGCCGGACCAACCCGTCGCAACCCTGTCTGTCTTGCCCTCGCGAGCGGTTGGCCATCAGCCCGACGTGCTGATGCACGTCTTGCTCGCGCTGGTCGTGGTGATCGTTCTCGCGCGCGCGGTTGGCTCCCTGTTTGCCTACTTTCAACAGCCGCCGGTCGTGGGAGAGATCATCGCGGGAATTCTGCTCGGCCCGTCGCTGCTGGGGCGGGTTACCCCTGGTGTTGCCGGTTACTTGTTTCCGCCGACCGTCGTGCCGGTGCTCGGAGTTCTCGCCGAGATCGGCGTGGTCCTGTACATGTTTCTGGTCGGATTGGAACTCGACACCAGCTTGTTGCGTCGACGTGGCCATGCCGCGGTTGCCATTTCACACGCGAGCATCGTGGTCCCGTTTCTCGCCGGCGCGTTCCTCGCCTTGTACCTGTATCCGCGGCTTTCCTCGCGCAGCGTTTCATTTACTTCGTTCTCTCTGTTTCTCGGCGTATCGATGTCGGTGACGGCGTTTCCGGTACTGGCCCGGATTCTCACCGATCGTCGCATGCACCGCTCGCGGATGGGCGCGATGACCCTCACCTGCGCCGCGGTCGATGATGTCACCGCATGGTGTTTGCTGGCGGTGGTGGTGAGTATTGTGCAGGCGAAGACCGCCGGTGCGATCTGGACGATCGCGATGGCGCTTGCCTTCATCGCCACTCTGCTTCTGATCATCCGTCCCCTGATGACCCGGCTGACGACCCTGTACGGAAATCGCGGCCGCCTCACTCAAGGGGTCATGGCGATATTGTTCGTAGCGTTGCTCGCGTCCGCACTGTTTACCGATCTGATCGGCATTCACGCGGTATTCGGCGCTTTCGCCCTGGGCGCGGTTATTCCCCATGACAGCGGCATGGCACGCGACCTGACCGATCGGCTCGAGGATCTCCTGGTGGTCATGCTGCTGCCGGCGTTTTTTGCTTTTACCGGCTTGCGCACCCAGATCTCACTGGTCGCCGGGCCCGCCCAATGGATGATGTGCGGGCTCATCGTGCTGGTCGCGTCGATTGGAAAGTTTGGCGGCAGCGCGCTTGCGGCGCGGCTCACCGGACTGAAGTGGCGCGATTCGGCGGCGCTCGGAATCCTGATGAACACTCGGGGACTGGTGGAGCTGATCGTGCTCAATATCGGGCTCGATCTCGGTGTGATCGCACCCAAGCTTTTCGCGATGCTGGTTATCATGGCGCTGGTCACCACCTTCGCCACGACCCCGATCCTCTCCCTGCTCATTACCGGTGAAAGCCGGCGCGAATTCGAAGAGCAACCGTCGTTGCCCGCAGGTACCCGGGCCTTGCCCTCGGCGGCGGAGCGACTCCCCGATTCTCCTGTGGTCGCGGCGGTTTCCAACCCGCACACCGTGGACACCTTGATCGAGTTGGCGGCCGCGGCCAGCCCGGTGGAGGGACACCCGCTGCGAGTGCTGACTCTGATTCGCCGCCCGGAGGGTGGCGTGCGGTCAGGGTTGCGTGAGATCGAGGAGCGAGTCGCTCCGAGGACTCCGGTTTTGCTGGCCGTGATGGAACGTGCGCGCAGTCTGGGCGTTCCGGTTGAAACCCAGGCTGCGTGGAGCGACGACCCGGGGCGCGATCTGGTGGAGATGGCGCGGGCTGCCGGCGCGGCCTGGCTGATGATCGGGGTACATCAGCCGGTTTTTGGCACCAACGAGATGGGCGGCACGGTCCGCCAGGTAATGAGCAATCTGGCGGGCTCCTCGATCCACCTGGGAATCGTTTCGCGAGGCCATCTGCAGCACTCAAGCCGCATCTTCGCCCTGGTAGATGATATCGCGGATGGTCGCGCTACCCTCGACCTCGCCGTGCGCGTCGCGCGCGCGAGAAACTATAGCGTGCATGCGCTCTTGGTTGCCGATAACGGTTTGGAACCGGCATCTGAGCTTACGGCCCTGGTGAGAGACGCCAGCAGGATATCCGGTCAGTGGCTGTATACCGATATTTTGCGGACCCGCGAATCGGGGAGCATTCTCCACCAGGTGCGCGGCGAACTTCTGGTTCTCGGCGCGGGCACCGCCAATCAGATCAATCTGCCTATCAACGTCGTCCCGGAACGCGACGGCTGTATCGTAGTCGTACAGGGCGCGGACACCCGTCAAACCGAGGCACGCGATCAGTGA